TCAGGGACCGGACCGAGGCATCACCGGACGAAAAAAGGGATACATCGCGGAATGATACTTGACCGCAGGATACCTCTTTCATCAATTGCCCGTTGTCACCTCTCTGATTATTTGATATGATTGATTAAATTGCTTGCCTGACGCCGAAAGAATCACAACCGGGAGGGACCCATGCACTATAATACCGCCCTCAGGGCCTATGGAGCGAAGCGCCTGGAGGAAATAGAAGAAGCCGACATTCTTGTTGGAATTCCCTGTTTCAATAACGAAAAGACCATAGAACACGTAATCCAGATGATTACCCACGGCCTTGCCCGGCATTATAAGGACAAGCGAAGCGTCCTCTTCATCGCCGACGGCGGATCAACCGATGATACACGGGAGGTTGCCAAGGAGTTCCAGATAAAGCCCTGGCAGGAAAAGGTTGTTTCTATATACCGGGGCCCGGCAGGCAAGGGGACAGCCTTGCGATCCATCTTCGAGGCATCGGATCAACTCAATGCCCGGGCCTGCGTTGTCGTGGATTCAGACTTGCGAAGCATCACACCGGACTGGATCAAGTACCTCTTAAGCCCCATACTCGACCAGGACTACCAGTTCGTGGCCCCTGTCTACGAGCGACACAAGTACGACGGAACCATCACCAATAACATCGTCTACAGCTTGACCAGGGCCCTGTACGGCAAGCGGGTGCGTCAGCCGATCGGTGGGGATTTCGCCCTCTCGGGAGAACTCACTCGTTTTTACATAAATCAGGACGTGTGGGACACCGACGTGGCTCGATTCGGCATTGATATCTGGATGACCACCCACGCCATAACAAATAATTACCGGATATGTCAGTCGAACCTGGGCGTCAAGATCCACGACGCAAAGGATCCGGCCCTTCACTTGGGCCCCATGTTCCGCCAGGTGTTGTGGACGATTTTTACCCTCATGGAAAACAACGAAGACGTCTGGCAAAAGATCCGGGGCAGCGAGCCGGTGGATACGTTCGGATTCGAGGGAACTATGGGACCGGAACCCGTCACGGTGAACACAGATACCATGATCGAGAAATTCAAGATCGGCTACAGCCAGTTTTCATCACTCTGGAAAGACATCCTGAGCGAGGAGAGTTTTGCCGCCCTGACGGAGGCAGCTTCCATGGAACCTTCCGCTTTTCACCTTTCTACGGAATCCTGGGTGAAAATTCTCTACGAACTGGCGGCAACCTTTCACCAGTGGACAGTAAACCGCTACAAGCTCATCGACGTGATGACACCTCTCTACTACGGCCAGGTCGCCTCCTTCGTGACGCGCACCATGGACATGTCTTCCGCCGAGGCCGAAGCCATCGTAGAGGAGCAGGCGGAAAAATTTGAATACCAGAAGGACTATCTCCGCACGGTCTGGAATGAGGGCGTTACCTAGGAGCGGCTTCTCGCCGGGAGCAGGAGATCACACCAGAGGCCTGTCCCCGTTCAGCCTCTCGTAAACCCGGATATATTTGGCAACCATGTTCCCCAGATCATAGTTTTCCCTGGCCTCCCGCATAATGCGTCTGATCTGGGGTTCTCTCTCCACGGCAGGCTTCCGGTGAAAGTGGAGGCTCTTCTCCAGACCGAAGAGCAGCCCTCCGGGATCATAATCTCTGAAAAGGAACCCGTTACCCACGTCCTGGGGCGAACCGTCGATTTTCAGACGTAATTCCCTTATTTTGTCGTGATAGCCACCGGTATCGCGGTTCGTGGCCGTTGCCCCGAAGAGGTTTCCCACCTGGTCGATCTGGCCGCAGGGCTCATAGAGAGACACACCGAACACATCATTCGCCGCAGCAAACCCCAGCATGGACAGATCCTCCCGGTACTGATGGAATGAGATTTTTCCGCCTGAAACCCAGGCGATTCTTCCAAGCGTTTCTTCGTGGTAGCGGTCTCCGCCGACGCCGCTGGCAACGATGGCTACCTGGGCATCACCGTTGTCGATGACGAAGCGAAGCAGAATCTCTTCAAGTATGGTGACCCCTTTCTGCTGGGAATCGAGCCGGGAAGGCCAGAAAAAAAGAATCGCCTCGGGGTTGAGGTTCAGGCCCGACCGTTTCTGAAATTCCAGGAGGTTTTTCCGTTTCGCGCTCAGCACGTCTGAATCCGGCCCGTAGGTCCGCACCAGATGCGGACACTGTTCGGGATACATGGTGCGCGATGGAGCGTTCATGATTGATACGGCGGCACCAACATTGTATTTCGCCTTGACTTCATCCCTGACACTCGGGGGGATAATAGGCCGATCGATGAAATAATCGTATACCATTTCCTCGAGAAATCGCTGTCCCACAAAATTGATCATGGTGGCGTTCTTGATCGCCGTGGCCTGGGCGTCCACAGAACGCCTTCCATGATCTTCTGAATAATAGAAGAAAGGGGACAGCTCATTGATGTTAATTCCTGTGAACATCCCCAGGGGAATGTGGCCGGTGAAGCTGTTGTGGACGGTATGAAGGAGTGGAATACCTCGCGATTTCAGGTAGGCCGACAGGGTGCCGCCGGCCATCCAGTCATGGCTGTGAACAATAAGCCTGCCCCGGCTTTTACCGAGGACTTCCTTGACGATGTGGTGAATGATACCTCTTTGAAATTCCGCGGCATTCAGGGCCGGATCGCCCGCGTAGGCACCGGGAAGATCGGCGAACACGGCAGAACTCACCAGGTGAATGCGGTCGTGCTCCTGATGATAGCGGATCTTGCGCCAGGTCTCCTCGTTGATCCCGCTTTCCTG
This window of the Syntrophales bacterium genome carries:
- a CDS encoding glycosyltransferase; protein product: MHYNTALRAYGAKRLEEIEEADILVGIPCFNNEKTIEHVIQMITHGLARHYKDKRSVLFIADGGSTDDTREVAKEFQIKPWQEKVVSIYRGPAGKGTALRSIFEASDQLNARACVVVDSDLRSITPDWIKYLLSPILDQDYQFVAPVYERHKYDGTITNNIVYSLTRALYGKRVRQPIGGDFALSGELTRFYINQDVWDTDVARFGIDIWMTTHAITNNYRICQSNLGVKIHDAKDPALHLGPMFRQVLWTIFTLMENNEDVWQKIRGSEPVDTFGFEGTMGPEPVTVNTDTMIEKFKIGYSQFSSLWKDILSEESFAALTEAASMEPSAFHLSTESWVKILYELAATFHQWTVNRYKLIDVMTPLYYGQVASFVTRTMDMSSAEAEAIVEEQAEKFEYQKDYLRTVWNEGVT